One window of the Sebastes umbrosus isolate fSebUmb1 chromosome 1, fSebUmb1.pri, whole genome shotgun sequence genome contains the following:
- the arl6ip5a gene encoding ADP-ribosylation factor-like 6 interacting protein 5a encodes MAKVELTPLRLWDDFFPGPDRFSKPDGKDLAKWNNRVISNLLYYQTNYLALAVAVFLVVGFLNPLGMFTAMAVVSAVFLGSVWAGENRAVISNFKRQNPTAFVIAVMVASYLLISMLGSVMVFMTAITLPLALIFAHASFRLRNMKNKLENKIEGAGLKRSPMGILLEALGQQEENFQKIQSFLEGKLKE; translated from the exons CTGTGGGATGACTTCTTCCCGGGTCCGGACAGGTTCTCTAAACCGGATGGTAAAGATCTGGCCAAGTGGAACAACAGAGTTATCAGCAACCTGCTCTACTACCAGACTAACTACCTGGCTCTAGCCGTCGCTGTTTTCCTCGTTGTCGG GTTCCTGAACCCTCTGGGGATGTTCACAGCCATGGCCGTGGTGTCGGCCGTCTTCCTGGGTTCAGTCTGGGCCGGAGAGAACAGAGCTGTCATCAGCAACTTTAAGAGGCAAAACCCCACAGCGTTCGTCATCGCTGTCATGGTCGCCAGCTACCTCTTAATCTCTATGCTGGGGAGCGTCATGGTGTTTATGACTGCAATCACTTTACCTCTGGCTT TGATATTCGCACATGCTTCCTTTCGCCTACGCAACATGAAGAACAAACTGGAGAACAAGATAGAAGGAGCCGGACTGAAGAGGTCGCCCATGGGCATTTTGCTGGAGGCTCTGGGCCAGCAAGAGGAGAACTTTCAAAAGATCCAGAGCTTTCTGGAGGGGAAACTGAAGGAGTGA